A genome region from Babesia bigemina genome assembly Bbig001, chromosome : I includes the following:
- a CDS encoding choline-phosphate cytidylyltransferase, putative, with amino-acid sequence MAEEKTYTVYSDGVFDMPHLGHMRQLEQAKKMFPKCTLKVGVTDDEETLQLKGQIVNTMSERAEFLRHVRWVDEVIAPCPWIVTKQFMTSHGIDFVAHDDIPYSTCQKATKGIQEASEHDIYGWLKEEGRFKATQRTAGVCTTDLVVRILQNYEDYVERSINTGVNPSDLNIGATMANSIRVKKKLNKWVRQLADQITSTDISLGHKLEEKLEEIRAGITTSLEQWIERYITALREFVGEGSGVDNDANCDSVRMEDEFLDVYSGKDLSSNTDEFVDLTPTKTSVYYTGDDFVDANGNKDGFEKLGMTSITDDYDDDNDTREDIVVYTAGVFDLLHYGHGRHFEQIKKCFNKVHLIVGVVSDDVAVNLKGRVMQPCKDRAAALQHIRWVDEILEAPPTPITQRFLRKYHIDYVVSSPNVEYDPEALRWLKENGRIVYTHRTPGISTSNIMLRILRNYETYIKRSLERGVGREDLKIGFTTANSIKLKSSIENWKKKFTQEVHKATLTDHPVGHEFDLLVDKIIEVVDGWRKDSQAIIDNFIKCTMWPRQV; translated from the exons ATGGCGGAAGAGAAGACCTACACGGTCTACTCAGACG GTGTATTTGATATGCCGCACCTGGGACATATGCGACAGCTAGAACAGGCAAAAAAAATGTTTCCAAAATGCACGCTGAAGGTGGGAGTCACCGATGATGAAGAAACCCTTCAATTGAAAGGGCAAATTGTTAATACAATGTCGGAACGAGCGGAATTCTTGCGTCATGTCCGTTGGGTCGACGAAGTAATAGCTCCGTGTCCGTGGATTGTAACCAAACAATTCATGACATCACATGGCATCGACTTCGTGGCACACGACGATATACCTTACTCGACATGCCAAAAGGCAACAAAGGGTATACAAGAAGCGAGTGAACATGATATATATGGATGGCTTAAGGAGGAG GGGAGGTTCAAGGCCACACAACGGACGGCCGGAGTATGCACCACAGATCTCGTAGTAAGAATACTGCAGAATTACGAAGATTATGTGGAAAG GTCGATTAATACCGGAGTCAATCCGTCTGATCTGAATATAGGAGCAACCATGGCCAATTCAATAAGGGTAAAAAAGAAACTAAATAAGTGGGTGAGGCAGCTGGCTGATCAAATCACTTCAACCGATATTTCACTT GGGCATAAACTGGAAGAAAAACTGGAGGAGATACGTGCCGGTATAACCACATCGTTGGAACAATGGATAGAACGTTATATAACTGCGCTACGTGAGTTCGTAGGAGAAGGAAGCGGCGTTGATAACGATGCAAATTGTGATTCCGTCAGAATGGAGGATGAATTCTTGGACGTTTATAGTGGCAAGGATTTAAGCTCAAACACCGATGAATTCGTCGATCTTACACCAACCAAGACCAGTGTGTATTATACTGGTGACGATTTTGTAGACGCAAATGGAAACAAAGATGGTTTTGAAAAACTTGGGATGACTTCCATAACCGATGATTATGACGATGACAATGACACAAGAGAAGACATAGTCGTATATACGGCCGGGGTGTTCGATTTGCTCCACTATGGACATGGCAGGCATTTTGAGCAAATAAAAAAGTGTTTTAACAAGGTTCACCTTATAGTTGGCGTAGTGTCTGACGATGTCGCTGTGAATTTAAAGGGGAGAGTAATGCAGCCATGCAAAGATCGAGCCGCTGCCCTGCAACACATCAGATGGGTCGATGAAATTTTAGAAGCTCCACCTACACCAATTACACAGCGATTTTTACGGAAGTACCACATAGATTATGTTGTATCATCTCCCAATGTAGAATACGACCCAGAAGCTTTGCGTTGGCTAAAGGAAAACGGGAGAATCGTGTATACCCACCGGACTCCCGGTATTAGCACCTCAAACATCATGTTGCGTATATTACGTAATTATGAAACATATATCAAGAGGTCCCTAGAGAGGGGCGTTGGGAGAGAGGATCTTAAGATAGGTTTCACCACCGCTAACTCTATAAAACTCAAGAGCTCGATCGAAAATTGGAAAAAGAAATTCACCCAAGAAGTTCACAAGGCGACACTGACGGATCACCCAGTG GGACATGAGTTTGACCTGCTGGTCGACAAGATCATAGAAGTCGTCGACGGCTGGCGTAAGGATTCACAAGCCATCATAGACAATTTCATTAAGTGTACCATGTGGCCTCGTCAAGTTTAG